In one window of Fictibacillus phosphorivorans DNA:
- the treP gene encoding PTS system trehalose-specific EIIBC component, translating to MSKIRETAEQIVEALGGKENISAATHCVTRLRLALKDEGKVDEKALENIDLVKGSFSTNGQYQVVIGQGTVDKVYNEFIDITGTGRASKEDIKDEASKKLNPLQRAIKALADIFIPILPAIVTAGLLMGINNILTGPDIFYDKKSFIDVHQNWADLAGMINLIANTAFVFLPGLIGWSAVKKFGGSPLLGIVLGLMLVHPDLLNAWDYGKTKDIPTWNLFGLPIEKVGYQGQVLPVLIASYFLAKIELFLKKRIPDALQLLLVAPITLLVTGFLAFIVIGPITFTIGNSITDFFVSIFDNFAWLGGLIYGGFYSLLVVTGMHHTFLAVDLQLISNTGGTFLWPMLALSNIAQGSAALAMFVATRDEKLKGLAGTSALSAYLGITEPAMFGVNLRFRYPFIFAMIGSAIAGIVITVAGVRASSIGVGGIPGFLSILPGSWGSFFIGMGIALIVPFVLTYLYAKVKKSK from the coding sequence ATGAGCAAAATACGTGAAACAGCTGAACAAATCGTCGAAGCTCTTGGCGGTAAAGAAAATATATCAGCAGCTACTCACTGTGTGACGCGCCTTCGTCTTGCTCTTAAAGATGAAGGAAAAGTAGACGAGAAAGCTCTTGAGAATATTGATCTCGTTAAAGGTTCGTTTTCAACAAACGGCCAATATCAAGTCGTGATTGGACAAGGAACGGTCGACAAAGTTTACAACGAGTTCATTGATATCACAGGTACAGGGCGCGCGTCTAAAGAAGACATTAAGGATGAGGCGAGTAAGAAGCTCAATCCACTACAGCGGGCAATAAAAGCGTTAGCAGATATTTTTATCCCAATCCTTCCTGCGATCGTAACAGCTGGTCTATTGATGGGGATCAACAATATTCTGACTGGCCCGGATATTTTTTATGATAAGAAATCTTTCATTGATGTTCATCAGAACTGGGCCGATCTAGCTGGAATGATCAACTTGATCGCGAATACGGCTTTCGTATTCTTACCAGGTCTGATTGGTTGGTCAGCGGTTAAAAAGTTTGGTGGAAGTCCGTTACTTGGTATCGTTCTTGGACTGATGCTTGTCCATCCAGATCTTTTAAACGCATGGGATTACGGAAAGACAAAAGATATTCCAACGTGGAACTTATTTGGTCTACCGATTGAAAAAGTAGGTTATCAAGGTCAAGTATTGCCCGTTCTGATCGCATCTTACTTTTTAGCGAAAATAGAACTTTTCTTAAAGAAACGAATTCCTGATGCCTTACAGCTTTTATTGGTAGCACCAATCACATTATTAGTAACAGGATTTTTAGCATTTATCGTTATCGGACCGATCACGTTTACGATCGGTAATAGCATTACAGACTTTTTCGTATCAATCTTTGATAACTTTGCATGGTTAGGCGGGTTGATCTATGGTGGGTTCTACTCATTACTTGTTGTTACAGGAATGCACCATACTTTCTTAGCAGTCGACCTACAGCTTATCTCTAATACAGGTGGTACTTTTCTTTGGCCGATGCTTGCCCTATCAAATATTGCACAAGGGTCTGCAGCACTTGCGATGTTTGTGGCTACGCGTGATGAAAAGCTTAAAGGACTCGCTGGAACGTCAGCATTATCAGCCTATCTTGGAATCACGGAGCCAGCGATGTTCGGAGTGAACTTACGCTTCCGTTATCCATTTATTTTCGCAATGATTGGTTCAGCGATTGCTGGAATCGTGATTACAGTTGCTGGCGTTCGTGCGTCATCTATTGGAGTAGGTGGTATTCCTGGATTCCTTTCCATCTTGCCTGGAAGCTGGGGTTCATTCTTTATTGGAATGGGAATCGCACTCATCGTACCGTTTGTATTAACGTACCTTTATGCAAAAGTAAAAAAATCGAAGTAA
- the treC gene encoding alpha,alpha-phosphotrehalase, translating into MKKEPWWKRSVVYQIYPKSFNDTTGNGTGDIEGIIEKLDYLKNLGVDVLWLTPIYDSPQRDNGYDIRDYYKIFEDYGTMEDFDRLLHEAHQRDLKIIMDIVVNHTSTEHDWFQQSRLSKDNPYRDFYIWKDSVEGEEPSNWVSKFGGSAWKLDEETGQYYLHLFDVTQADLNWENTEVRERVYEMMNYWFEKGVDGFRLDVINLISKNQDFPNDDGSIAPGDGRKFYTDGPRVHEFMQEMNKEVFSKYDVLTVGEMSSTTIDNCIKYTNPERNELSMTFNFHHLKVDYPNGEKWSIADFDFQKLKEILSTWQVEMHKGGGWNALFWCNHDQPRIVSRYGDDGEYRVQSAKMLATTIHMMQGTPYIYQGEEFGMTNPKFSKIDQYRDVESLNMFNLLKEEGYTEEEVLEILKHKSRDNSRTPVQWNESENAGFTTGEPWIPVASNFKEINAEVAVNDENSIFYHYQKLNKLRKEVDVITYGDYQLILENHPEIFAYVRNAENGEKLLVVNNFYGKNTEFALPSSVDFTGLSAEVLISNYEGTPEDLSSFSLRPYESVVFHLKK; encoded by the coding sequence ATGAAGAAGGAACCTTGGTGGAAACGATCCGTTGTGTATCAGATCTATCCAAAGAGCTTTAATGATACGACTGGAAACGGAACAGGCGATATTGAAGGAATTATTGAGAAGTTAGATTATCTAAAGAATTTAGGAGTAGATGTTTTATGGCTAACTCCAATCTATGACTCTCCTCAACGAGATAACGGTTATGACATTCGGGACTATTATAAAATCTTTGAAGATTATGGAACGATGGAAGATTTTGATCGTCTGCTTCATGAGGCACATCAAAGAGATTTGAAGATTATCATGGATATTGTAGTAAATCACACAAGTACAGAGCATGATTGGTTTCAACAGTCGCGACTGTCAAAAGATAATCCATATCGTGATTTTTATATTTGGAAAGATTCTGTTGAAGGGGAGGAGCCTTCAAATTGGGTTTCGAAATTTGGTGGATCAGCTTGGAAGCTTGATGAGGAAACCGGTCAATACTACCTTCACTTATTTGATGTGACACAAGCTGACCTGAACTGGGAAAACACAGAAGTTCGCGAACGTGTTTACGAGATGATGAACTATTGGTTTGAAAAAGGGGTAGACGGCTTCCGTTTAGATGTTATTAACCTAATTTCAAAAAATCAAGATTTCCCTAATGATGATGGCTCTATAGCACCAGGAGACGGACGGAAATTTTACACAGATGGTCCGCGCGTTCATGAATTCATGCAAGAGATGAACAAGGAAGTATTCTCAAAATATGATGTCCTCACAGTAGGTGAGATGTCATCTACAACGATCGATAATTGCATCAAGTATACGAATCCTGAGCGAAACGAATTGAGCATGACGTTCAACTTTCACCATCTAAAAGTCGATTATCCGAACGGTGAAAAATGGAGTATCGCTGATTTTGATTTTCAAAAATTAAAAGAAATTCTTTCGACATGGCAAGTGGAGATGCATAAAGGTGGAGGGTGGAACGCGTTATTTTGGTGTAACCACGATCAGCCGCGCATCGTATCACGTTACGGCGATGACGGTGAATACCGTGTACAATCCGCAAAAATGCTCGCGACTACGATTCATATGATGCAAGGCACACCTTATATTTATCAAGGCGAAGAGTTTGGGATGACAAACCCTAAATTCTCAAAGATTGATCAGTACCGTGATGTAGAGTCGTTAAACATGTTCAATCTATTAAAAGAAGAAGGTTATACCGAAGAGGAAGTTCTAGAGATTCTAAAGCATAAATCACGTGATAATTCCCGTACGCCTGTTCAATGGAATGAGAGTGAAAATGCTGGGTTCACAACAGGAGAACCTTGGATACCGGTTGCGTCAAACTTTAAAGAAATTAACGCCGAAGTAGCCGTAAATGATGAAAACTCTATTTTTTATCATTACCAAAAGCTCAATAAACTAAGAAAAGAAGTAGATGTCATCACATATGGTGATTATCAATTGATTTTAGAGAATCATCCTGAAATTTTTGCTTATGTTCGTAACGCTGAGAATGGTGAGAAACTTCTTGTCGTGAATAATTTCTATGGTAAAAACACGGAATTCGCACTACCAAGTTCCGTCGATTTTACAGGTCTCTCAGCAGAAGTTTTGATCAGTAATTATGAAGGAACACCAGAAGATCTTTCTTCCTTTTCATTACGACCGTACGAATCTGTCGTTTTTCACTTGAAAAAATAA
- a CDS encoding NUDIX domain-containing protein encodes MNRIRSSVKALIIHDHHVLSIKKGNEDEAKYVIPGGGQDFNETLSDAVIRECLEELGVQVKVGPLLWVREFISKNHVENQKDEDRIHIVEHIFEAFLEKVPKHFHPLSPDSTQLEIEWLPIDRLSDYNYYPKEIIPLIKEMVHSKDSKLTYVGDIN; translated from the coding sequence ATGAACAGGATTAGAAGTTCGGTAAAAGCATTAATCATTCATGATCATCATGTTTTATCGATTAAAAAAGGAAATGAAGATGAAGCGAAATATGTTATACCAGGTGGAGGACAAGATTTTAATGAAACTTTATCTGATGCCGTGATTAGAGAATGCTTGGAAGAGCTTGGTGTACAGGTGAAGGTTGGTCCATTGCTATGGGTACGAGAGTTTATCAGCAAGAATCACGTTGAGAATCAAAAGGATGAGGACCGAATACATATTGTAGAGCATATATTCGAAGCTTTCTTAGAGAAGGTTCCAAAACACTTTCATCCACTTTCTCCAGATTCTACTCAACTAGAAATCGAGTGGCTCCCTATCGATCGGCTATCAGATTATAATTACTATCCTAAAGAGATCATTCCGTTGATTAAAGAGATGGTCCATTCGAAAGACAGTAAACTTACTTATGTTGGAGATATAAATTAG
- the nhaC gene encoding Na+/H+ antiporter NhaC, with amino-acid sequence MKKEMKLPVALGLFTMIFAVMFTSLVYIKVEPHIPLLACLILLGAVGVAFGAQWKTIEKGILNGIIAGLQPIMILLTVGLVIASWMLSGTVPTLLFYGMDIIQPEWFAVSALIITVIVSSFTGSSFTTVGTVGVALMGISHVLGVNPALAAGAIVSGACFGDKMSPLSDSTNFAPGVVGVNMFEHIRHMMWTTVPAFILTAIAFFVLGGSGGNANLQEIKEIQSVLSNEFPIHLVTLISPVVVLVLAFRKLPIIPILLAGVTVSIIVGFFLVPDLTLQKVINTMQNGLQIQTGNETVDTIVNKGGLMSMMWSISLVLIALGLGGVIQALGMFDLLFGAVKNTTQKASKLIATTLASSVGINLLAGEMYLSILLPGQALKDAYIKSGVPLKNLSRTVEDGGTLVNPLVPWSVSGAFFASTLGVSVIEYIPYALFLWLSPMFTLLLAYTGWSIGQKKTGSLENDHTAA; translated from the coding sequence ATGAAAAAAGAAATGAAATTACCGGTGGCTCTTGGATTGTTTACAATGATTTTTGCTGTGATGTTCACGAGTCTCGTGTATATAAAAGTTGAACCACATATTCCATTGTTAGCCTGCTTGATCTTATTAGGAGCAGTAGGAGTTGCTTTTGGAGCACAATGGAAGACGATTGAAAAAGGAATATTAAATGGTATCATAGCTGGCTTGCAGCCGATCATGATTCTTTTAACAGTAGGACTTGTTATAGCAAGCTGGATGTTAAGTGGAACAGTTCCTACATTATTATTTTACGGAATGGATATCATTCAGCCTGAATGGTTTGCAGTAAGTGCCCTTATCATTACCGTTATTGTATCTTCTTTTACAGGAAGTTCTTTTACAACTGTTGGTACAGTAGGTGTGGCATTGATGGGTATCAGTCATGTGCTTGGAGTCAATCCAGCATTAGCTGCAGGAGCTATCGTCTCTGGAGCTTGTTTCGGCGACAAAATGTCCCCATTGTCTGACTCAACAAACTTTGCACCAGGAGTCGTTGGCGTAAATATGTTTGAACACATTCGACATATGATGTGGACAACGGTTCCGGCATTCATCCTGACTGCTATTGCCTTTTTCGTACTTGGTGGAAGTGGAGGCAATGCGAATCTTCAAGAGATCAAAGAGATTCAGTCAGTGCTTTCAAATGAGTTCCCAATTCATCTAGTAACTCTAATTTCACCAGTTGTTGTACTCGTTTTGGCGTTTCGTAAACTGCCAATTATACCTATCCTTTTAGCTGGTGTAACAGTGTCAATCATCGTAGGGTTTTTCTTAGTACCAGACCTGACACTGCAAAAAGTTATTAATACTATGCAAAATGGGCTGCAAATTCAGACAGGGAATGAAACAGTCGATACCATCGTTAATAAAGGTGGATTAATGTCCATGATGTGGTCGATCTCACTTGTACTGATCGCATTAGGACTAGGTGGAGTCATCCAAGCGTTAGGAATGTTTGATCTATTGTTTGGAGCTGTAAAAAACACAACTCAAAAAGCGAGCAAGCTAATTGCAACTACCTTAGCATCTTCAGTAGGAATTAATTTACTGGCAGGTGAAATGTACCTTTCCATCTTGTTGCCAGGTCAGGCGCTGAAGGACGCATATATTAAATCCGGGGTTCCACTAAAGAACTTATCTAGAACGGTAGAAGATGGAGGTACACTTGTGAACCCACTCGTTCCCTGGAGTGTGAGTGGTGCATTCTTTGCATCAACATTAGGTGTATCGGTTATCGAATACATTCCATATGCATTATTCTTATGGCTGTCTCCGATGTTTACATTACTTCTAGCTTACACAGGTTGGAGTATCGGTCAAAAAAAAACTGGTTCATTAGAAAATGATCATACAGCGGCATAA
- the bshB2 gene encoding bacillithiol biosynthesis deacetylase BshB2, producing the protein MDDHLLVIFPHPDDEAFGVSGTIAQHTKKGLPVTYICLTLGQMGRNMGNPPFATRESLPLIRQKELKDACDAVGIQDLRQFGLRDKTVEFEDEKFLADQFLAVIEEVKPTRLITFYPGYSVHPDHEATARAVVRAVGSMPEMDRPELLCVAFAKNSEEDLGAPHVVTDISDVFEDKMNCIKAHRSQTQWLVESVDKDPAMLAWVKNERFWRYPL; encoded by the coding sequence ATGGATGATCATTTACTCGTGATTTTCCCCCACCCTGACGATGAAGCGTTCGGGGTTTCAGGGACGATTGCTCAACATACAAAAAAGGGATTACCCGTTACTTATATCTGCTTAACGCTCGGTCAGATGGGTAGAAATATGGGGAATCCACCATTTGCTACTCGTGAATCGCTCCCACTGATTCGTCAAAAAGAGCTAAAAGATGCTTGTGATGCAGTAGGTATTCAAGATTTGCGACAGTTTGGATTACGCGATAAAACTGTAGAATTTGAAGATGAGAAATTTTTAGCTGATCAATTCTTAGCTGTCATTGAAGAGGTGAAACCAACACGTCTAATCACTTTTTATCCAGGGTATAGCGTACACCCTGACCATGAAGCTACAGCAAGAGCCGTTGTGCGTGCAGTAGGAAGCATGCCTGAGATGGATCGCCCGGAATTATTATGTGTCGCTTTTGCAAAAAATTCTGAGGAAGATTTAGGAGCTCCACATGTGGTGACAGATATATCGGATGTTTTTGAAGATAAAATGAACTGTATCAAAGCCCATCGATCTCAAACACAATGGCTAGTGGAAAGCGTTGATAAAGATCCTGCTATGCTGGCTTGGGTAAAAAATGAAAGATTTTGGCGTTATCCTTTATAA
- a CDS encoding helix-turn-helix domain-containing protein, translating into MQSKADFILHPVRMKIIQHLSKGPATVMELKEWISEVPQATLYRHLNLLSKNEIIYVVQEKKVRGAIERTYAMNQNSTYITAEEAANLSKEEHMKMFMTFVSSVTGEVEAYFNGNTDLKTDIFGYNQLDLYLDDEEWEELSQGMQDLIGKYVPNRPSKQKNKVKLVQMLVPEPKKSN; encoded by the coding sequence ATGCAAAGCAAAGCAGATTTTATCTTACATCCTGTTCGAATGAAAATTATACAACATCTTTCAAAAGGGCCGGCTACCGTAATGGAATTAAAAGAATGGATATCTGAAGTTCCTCAAGCCACCCTATACAGGCATTTAAATCTACTTAGTAAAAACGAGATCATTTATGTAGTTCAAGAAAAAAAAGTCCGTGGTGCTATAGAACGCACGTATGCTATGAATCAAAATTCAACTTATATTACTGCCGAAGAGGCAGCTAATCTGTCCAAAGAAGAGCACATGAAAATGTTTATGACGTTTGTATCCAGTGTAACTGGCGAGGTGGAAGCTTACTTTAACGGCAATACGGATCTTAAAACAGATATTTTCGGTTATAACCAGTTGGATCTTTATCTAGATGATGAAGAATGGGAAGAATTGAGTCAGGGCATGCAGGATCTTATCGGCAAATATGTACCAAACAGACCTTCAAAGCAAAAAAACAAGGTTAAACTTGTTCAGATGTTAGTGCCTGAACCTAAGAAGAGCAATTAA
- the treR gene encoding trehalose operon repressor: MRKNKFQEIYQEISAQIQEGVIKANTQLPSEHDLADQYETSRETVRKALNLLSQNGFIQKIRGRGSIVLETNKFSFPVSGLVSFQELSESMGKNSVTTVHEFGLIEPDEFLQQQLQTEPEELTWKVIRSRQLDGETIILDKDYFLKKYVPKLTKEIAEQSIYAYLENELGLKISFAKKEIVVVDCTAEDKELLDLDDFKHIVVVKNYVYLEDASLFQYTESRHRLDRFRFVDFARRGR; encoded by the coding sequence ATGAGAAAAAATAAATTTCAAGAAATCTATCAGGAAATATCTGCACAAATCCAAGAGGGTGTCATAAAAGCTAATACTCAACTTCCATCAGAACATGATTTAGCAGACCAATACGAGACATCGAGGGAAACGGTCAGAAAGGCATTAAATCTTTTATCGCAAAACGGTTTTATTCAAAAAATCCGTGGTAGAGGATCAATCGTCCTTGAGACAAACAAATTTAGCTTTCCTGTTTCGGGATTAGTAAGTTTTCAAGAGTTGTCAGAGTCTATGGGAAAGAACAGTGTAACGACTGTTCATGAATTTGGTTTGATTGAACCGGATGAGTTTCTTCAACAGCAGCTTCAGACAGAACCTGAAGAGCTTACATGGAAAGTGATTCGTTCCCGGCAGCTTGATGGAGAGACCATCATTTTGGACAAAGATTATTTCTTAAAAAAGTACGTACCAAAGCTCACGAAAGAAATTGCTGAACAATCCATTTACGCTTATTTAGAGAATGAGTTAGGACTAAAGATCAGTTTTGCAAAAAAAGAAATTGTCGTTGTAGATTGTACAGCGGAAGATAAAGAATTGTTGGATCTTGATGATTTTAAACATATTGTTGTCGTAAAAAACTATGTGTACCTAGAAGACGCGAGCCTCTTTCAATACACAGAATCTCGTCACCGACTAGATCGTTTCCGATTTGTAGATTTTGCAAGACGGGGAAGATGA
- a CDS encoding phosphatidylserine decarboxylase, translated as MNMTKFYRNLFELNGHPVVARSLKKFAQSKASKPFIPSFVKLYKININEATRELKEYHSLHDVFIRDLRPDARPVPSEAHAFVSPCDAVLSVVDHLTEESRFTVKGQEYTVAELLGSESEAKKYSGGQVFVFYLSPTDYHQVHVPVDAEVESVYTLGREAAPVNELGLRHGLRPLTRNYRLVTQMNASGQPLAHVMVGALNVNTIERTNHESVVKRGDSFGYFSFGSTVVLCIPKGALKFTGKKGKVKMGELLGEWIPREV; from the coding sequence ATGAACATGACCAAATTTTATAGAAATCTTTTTGAACTGAACGGCCACCCAGTCGTTGCACGATCATTAAAAAAATTTGCACAATCTAAAGCAAGTAAACCTTTCATCCCTTCATTCGTAAAACTATATAAAATAAACATCAACGAAGCGACTCGTGAGCTTAAAGAATATCATTCTCTTCACGATGTTTTCATCCGTGATTTACGACCAGATGCTCGCCCCGTTCCTTCAGAAGCTCATGCATTTGTAAGTCCTTGTGACGCTGTGTTATCCGTAGTCGATCATCTTACAGAAGAGAGCCGTTTTACTGTAAAAGGACAAGAATATACGGTTGCTGAATTGTTAGGTTCTGAATCAGAAGCAAAGAAATACAGTGGAGGACAAGTATTTGTTTTCTATTTAAGTCCTACAGATTACCATCAAGTTCATGTTCCAGTTGATGCTGAAGTTGAGTCTGTGTACACACTAGGAAGAGAAGCTGCACCAGTCAACGAACTTGGATTACGTCATGGTCTTAGACCTCTAACACGTAATTACAGATTAGTTACGCAAATGAATGCAAGCGGTCAACCTCTTGCTCATGTTATGGTCGGTGCTTTGAATGTAAATACGATTGAACGTACGAATCATGAATCCGTTGTAAAAAGAGGGGATTCTTTTGGGTATTTCTCGTTTGGTTCTACTGTCGTTTTGTGTATTCCAAAAGGGGCTTTAAAGTTTACAGGAAAAAAAGGAAAAGTTAAGATGGGTGAGCTTCTTGGTGAATGGATTCCGAGAGAAGTTTAA
- a CDS encoding YojF family protein, with translation MQLIQTNEVQETLDQLIGKELYLHLETTNGAYANHNNESVLTVNAYIRNGKVTPLSGKIMGSGPYRVGLKIELGWIYAEGLTHWEIDNEGRLLMAGHDAEGRLAVALQLSSSPFDV, from the coding sequence ATGCAGCTCATACAAACCAACGAAGTCCAGGAAACACTGGATCAGCTTATTGGAAAAGAACTTTATCTACATTTAGAAACAACCAATGGCGCTTATGCCAATCATAATAACGAGAGTGTTCTAACCGTTAACGCATATATCCGAAATGGTAAAGTAACACCCTTATCAGGAAAAATCATGGGGAGCGGCCCCTACCGTGTTGGCTTAAAAATTGAGCTAGGATGGATTTATGCAGAAGGTTTAACACATTGGGAAATCGACAATGAGGGAAGGTTACTGATGGCAGGCCATGATGCGGAAGGCAGACTTGCAGTAGCTCTACAATTGAGTTCTTCCCCATTTGATGTATAA
- the pdxK gene encoding pyridoxine/pyridoxal/pyridoxamine kinase — protein MSPKKALTIAGSDTSGGAGIQADLKTFQELGVYGMTALNVVVAQDPHREWFHEVFLLPNDLFKAQLETVVSGIGVDALKTGMLASVEAIQITADLIEKHDLQNVVVDPVMVCKGAEPLHPELASTLQNVLVPKATVVTPNLFEAAQLAGMEPITTVEQMMEAAHKIQANGAKYVIVKGGAKLEHENAVDVLYDGQEFEVLESERIETTWTHGAGCTFSAAITAELAKGKPVREAILTAKDFITEAIAAGFEINQFVGPTWHGAYRDKLNK, from the coding sequence ATGTCACCTAAAAAAGCACTTACGATTGCAGGATCAGATACAAGCGGTGGAGCTGGTATTCAAGCTGATTTAAAAACTTTTCAAGAGTTAGGCGTTTACGGTATGACTGCTCTAAATGTTGTGGTTGCACAAGACCCACATCGTGAATGGTTTCATGAAGTATTTTTGCTTCCTAACGATCTTTTCAAAGCTCAATTAGAAACGGTTGTTTCCGGAATTGGTGTTGATGCTCTTAAGACTGGCATGCTTGCTTCCGTAGAAGCTATTCAAATAACAGCAGATCTTATTGAAAAACACGATCTTCAAAACGTGGTAGTAGACCCTGTTATGGTTTGTAAAGGAGCAGAACCTCTACACCCTGAACTTGCTAGTACACTTCAAAATGTATTGGTCCCTAAAGCGACTGTCGTAACACCAAATCTATTTGAAGCTGCTCAACTAGCTGGTATGGAACCGATCACGACTGTTGAACAGATGATGGAAGCTGCTCATAAGATTCAAGCTAATGGAGCTAAATATGTAATCGTTAAAGGCGGCGCAAAACTTGAACATGAAAATGCCGTTGACGTTCTTTATGATGGACAAGAATTTGAAGTTTTAGAATCTGAAAGAATTGAAACAACGTGGACACACGGGGCTGGCTGCACGTTCTCAGCAGCTATTACAGCTGAACTTGCAAAAGGAAAACCTGTACGCGAAGCTATCTTAACAGCAAAAGATTTTATCACAGAAGCTATTGCAGCAGGATTTGAAATCAACCAATTCGTAGGACCAACATGGCATGGTGCTTACCGTGATAAATTAAATAAATAA